GCCATCTGGCCGCTCAGAGCGGACGCCAAGTCGGCGAGAGATAGGCGGCACAGGTGGTAGAGCCCAGGTTCCAGGGAGGGAATCCGCTCCCTGGAAGGTTCGGCGGCTCCTCCGCCAGCCACTCCTCGCCAGCTCTGCAAGGCGCCGAAGCCCAGGTAGGCGCCCCGGTGCAGAAGAAAAAGCCCCTGCCCCGGCAGCTCCCGTTCGGCGAGATCGTCGGCGTCCAGAAATCTCACTTCCATCGCTCCGCCACGACGGTCCAGGGAAACCACGAGTTGTTCTTTCTCCGACACCGGCGAGCGAAACATCTCTAGGGCGAATCCCGGCGCCTGCACCGTCACCATCACCACCGTCTCGTCGCGCGGCACGCGGGCCGCAAAGGTGCCGTCCGCCTCTGTTCGCGTTCGCGGAACGAACGACGCCAACGAACGCAACCCGCGCAGGAAGACGGCGGCACCCGGCACGCCACGGCCCTGTGCGTCCACCACCCGACCTTGGATCTCCTGGACCTCTTGAATCACCAAGCGCAAGAACGGTGGGTCCACTTTCTCGGAGAGCGAAACATCCGCCCGGTTGCTCGTGCCCTCCCGAGCCTCCGCCCGCACCTGCGCCTGGCCTTCGGGCAGGCCGAAGATCTCGAACTGACCCTCCGGACTCTCCACCATGCGCCTTACGGTTTCTCCAGCCTCCTCAAGGCTCGCCACCTCGATGGAGAATCGATCGATCGGCGAGCCTCGTTCGTCCACCACCTCGCCGGCAAGCCAGGTGGCGGGCAGCTCGAAGTCGATCTCTGCCACGCCGTCTCCCCCATTGTCCTCCACCAACACATCTCGGAAGCTTCGTTCCACCGGCGGTTCCACTGCCAGGATTTCCACGCTCCAGGCCCCGGCGCGCGGCAGCACTCCACGGTATTCGCCGGTTTCCCCATCGGACCCGAGCACCACGGATTCCGCGTGGTAGCGGCCACCGAAAACCACCCTGGCTTCCAGCGGCTCCCCTCCTAGCCGCACCGTTCCCGCCACGCGCACCACCTGCAGCGCAACGGCCAAGGTCACCGCCTCGCCGGACACTTCAAAAGGAGCCTCGTGCCAACCATCGCCCTGCCGAGTTTCCACCCGGAGCAGGTAGCTGCCGCGCCCTAGCGCAAAGGAAACGCGCCCCTCCTCCGATGCGGCGTCTCGGGCCAGTTCTTCGAGGGTTCGCGGTACCGAGTTCAAATCCTCGACCGACACCGACCAAGGCTTTCCCCAGGGGTCCACCGGGGGATCGAGGACCACGTCCACCGGGCGCACCGGCTCCAGCACCAGCGGCGCAGGAAGCTCCGCCTCCTGGTCTCGCATCACCGCCACCCCCAAAGCGCGGGCCGGCGCGAAACCCTCTTGTTCCGCGATCACGTCATAGTGTCCGGGCGAAACGCCTTCGAACTGGAAGAATCCCTTCTCGGATACCTCTTCGTGCATCGTGAGCTGCGCCATTCGCTCGCCGGCCGGCCCGATCGGCGGGACGGCGCTCTGCGGCACCAGGCGAACCGACGCCGGCTTACCCGAACCATCGCCCTCGTGTTCCACCCAGCCCACCAGCGACCCTCCTCGGACCAGCGCCAGAGTGCCTACGGTTGTCTCCCGCTCCGGTGCCACCTCCAGGCCAAAGCGGTAGTGCGCCACGAAGGGCCGCGAAGCCAAACGCACATCGTGGCGCCCGGCCGGCAGATCACAGGCGAAGCGCTCTTCTTGGACTGGGCATTCGACGCTTCCCGCCGGCCCGTCGTACTCGCCTTTCGCTTCGCGCCTCGCCTCCGGGCGAATGCGAATCCAGAGGGAGCTGGGCACTTCCTCCCCCTTGGCCGCCTGGAGCGCACCCACTACTCGCCCCGTGGGCCACAAACGCAGTGTCGCTTCCGTGCCTTCCGGCGGCACGAAGACCACTGGGCTTCCACTCCACAGGCCTTCACCCAACGCCCCGAGGGTCCAGAGTTTTCCCGGCTTCAAATGCAACACCACCGATCCGGGCACCTTGCCCGGCACAGGCTCCACCAAGTCCTCGCCATCGGCCCGTGCGAAGACCTCAACGGGCCGCTCTTTCGGCGGGTCGGGTGGCCCTTCGTAGTGAAGGGCCACCCGCACTTCTGCCGCCGCCAACGGCCCGGTGATCGCGGAAGCCATCACGAAGCCCACGAGCCCGGCTCTCGCCCTAGTCTTCATCCTTTGGTTTCGTCGTTCGATGCCGCCTCCCGCGCCTCCCTGCCGTCGTTTTCAGAACCTCCCCAGGCAGGCACTCGAAGGTGCAACTCCGCCCCAGGGCTGAGGACTCCCGCCTCGCAACGTTCCGGCGGAATCAAAAACTTTGTATCGAGGTCCACATAGCGGGGAGCCACCATACACACGGAGTACTCGCCAGGAGGCATCGAGGGCACAGTGAGCACACCGGTTGGCGAGATCGGAGGCGAAACGCCATTGATCTCGGCCCATTGCGCCAGACGACCTGCCGCCAGCCCGAGACTGTCCGGACCATGAAATACCACGGGGACAGGCTGCGACCAATCGGTCCAGTGGATGGGCTCCTCCGGAAGCTGTAACACCAGAGTTCCGCGGGTCGAGTCAACGGTCACTGTGATGGGCTGGTCGAGATCCTCGAAAAGAAGGATCTGGCGGAGCGCGAACCCGGCCGCCAGCACATCCAAAGCCACGCCGTCCACATGCCCGGGCAAGGAGGCCTCGAAAAAGCCCTCGCCATTCGCTGTGACAACGCCTCCTTGAAGAGCGAGCGTCGCCCTGCCGACCAACCCTCCGAAATCGATCGTCGCACCCGGAATAGGGAACCCGTCGGCGGTCACCACACGGCCTTGGATTTTGAGTTCGGGGTAGAGGACCAACCGCAACTCCGGCTCGAGCCCTTCGCCCAAGGTCACGGATTCCGGCAGGGAACGCAACGTCTCACCGTCGCGCTCCGCCTCGGCCGTCACTTCGTAGAGACCGGCTTCCAGCCCTTCGAACGAAAACTCGCCCTCTTCGTCCGCCAACTGGTGCGCCGGCACTTCCGCCAGGGGAATCGGTGCCACAAAAACACCCGCGCCCGCCACCTCGACTCCGCTCTCATCGACGACCACACCGCGAAGGGTCGTGCCCGGTAGTGCCAGATCAACCCGTGCGGGATCTTGTGGTGAGAGTCTCTCCACCGCCGTTCTCGGAAAACGGCGAAAGACATCCGGGTCCTCCGATTCGACGAGGATGTTCCACTCGCCCGCCTTCGGCAGAAAACCGAAAAACGTGCCATCTTCCTCGGAGATCATCTGCACCCGCTCGCCACCACCCGGCCAGCGGAACGTGACCGCCGCCCACAGCGGCTCATCGCCCAGGCGTAGCGTTCCCTCGACGGCCACGAGATCGAGGTCGATCGTGAGGGGTCCGGAAGTAGGTGTTAGCTCGAAAGACTCTTCGCCGAACTTCGCGCCTTGGGAGTCGATCACCTGGAGTAGGTACCGGCCGGAAGGCAGGCCGTCCTGCTGCCACGCTCCCACCTCGGCTCGCTTCTTCGAAAGGCGGACAGGATCTACACGGCCGACGACCTCTTGGCGGCCCAGTTCGACTCGCCAGTCCTCGCCATAGGCATCCTGGGGAGGATCAAGAAAGACCTCGAGCTTGAGCGGAGGCGAAATCACCATGGGGCGCTCCAGCCTCGATTCACCGTTCTGAAAGACTCGGATTGGCGACACTTCAGAAACCGCGAAGCCGGGCTGACCGGCCGTCAAGCGATAGCTGCCGGGGCTCAGACCCTCGAAAGCGAAGAAACCGCGCTCCGTCGGGTGCACTCGAAAGGTACCCGTGGGGCGCGCAGCTTCCTTCGCCAAAGGCACTGCGGAACCATCGCCGCCCTGTGGATTGAGCTGGAGCCAAGCCTCTGGGCGCAAGGGACCACCCTCCGCCTCCAGCCAATCCACCAGCGAGCCCCCCCGCCGCAAGGCGAGGGAGCCGAGGTCCAACTCTTCACGCGGCTTGGCGATCTGATCCCAGAAGTAGTGCGATACGAAGCCTCGCGCTCGCAGGCGAAGATCCAACCCCGTACCTGCGGGAATCGGGCAGGCCATGCGGCGTTTCTCGATCGGGCACTCGATTCGAGTGCTTTCTT
This DNA window, taken from Acidobacteriota bacterium, encodes the following:
- a CDS encoding carboxypeptidase-like regulatory domain-containing protein, with amino-acid sequence MASAITGPLAAAEVRVALHYEGPPDPPKERPVEVFARADGEDLVEPVPGKVPGSVVLHLKPGKLWTLGALGEGLWSGSPVVFVPPEGTEATLRLWPTGRVVGALQAAKGEEVPSSLWIRIRPEARREAKGEYDGPAGSVECPVQEERFACDLPAGRHDVRLASRPFVAHYRFGLEVAPERETTVGTLALVRGGSLVGWVEHEGDGSGKPASVRLVPQSAVPPIGPAGERMAQLTMHEEVSEKGFFQFEGVSPGHYDVIAEQEGFAPARALGVAVMRDQEAELPAPLVLEPVRPVDVVLDPPVDPWGKPWSVSVEDLNSVPRTLEELARDAASEEGRVSFALGRGSYLLRVETRQGDGWHEAPFEVSGEAVTLAVALQVVRVAGTVRLGGEPLEARVVFGGRYHAESVVLGSDGETGEYRGVLPRAGAWSVEILAVEPPVERSFRDVLVEDNGGDGVAEIDFELPATWLAGEVVDERGSPIDRFSIEVASLEEAGETVRRMVESPEGQFEIFGLPEGQAQVRAEAREGTSNRADVSLSEKVDPPFLRLVIQEVQEIQGRVVDAQGRGVPGAAVFLRGLRSLASFVPRTRTEADGTFAARVPRDETVVMVTVQAPGFALEMFRSPVSEKEQLVVSLDRRGGAMEVRFLDADDLAERELPGQGLFLLHRGAYLGFGALQSWRGVAGGGAAEPSRERIPSLEPGLYHLCRLSLADLASALSGQMAEDCVGGAITEGGVWQVEAPPPLKAVPPEVSFP
- a CDS encoding carboxypeptidase-like regulatory domain-containing protein; protein product: MLLASGGELTLALRPAARLAARLDLPPQEGAPEAVQVRVAGVSAFGEESTRIECPIEKRRMACPIPAGTGLDLRLRARGFVSHYFWDQIAKPREELDLGSLALRRGGSLVDWLEAEGGPLRPEAWLQLNPQGGDGSAVPLAKEAARPTGTFRVHPTERGFFAFEGLSPGSYRLTAGQPGFAVSEVSPIRVFQNGESRLERPMVISPPLKLEVFLDPPQDAYGEDWRVELGRQEVVGRVDPVRLSKKRAEVGAWQQDGLPSGRYLLQVIDSQGAKFGEESFELTPTSGPLTIDLDLVAVEGTLRLGDEPLWAAVTFRWPGGGERVQMISEEDGTFFGFLPKAGEWNILVESEDPDVFRRFPRTAVERLSPQDPARVDLALPGTTLRGVVVDESGVEVAGAGVFVAPIPLAEVPAHQLADEEGEFSFEGLEAGLYEVTAEAERDGETLRSLPESVTLGEGLEPELRLVLYPELKIQGRVVTADGFPIPGATIDFGGLVGRATLALQGGVVTANGEGFFEASLPGHVDGVALDVLAAGFALRQILLFEDLDQPITVTVDSTRGTLVLQLPEEPIHWTDWSQPVPVVFHGPDSLGLAAGRLAQWAEINGVSPPISPTGVLTVPSMPPGEYSVCMVAPRYVDLDTKFLIPPERCEAGVLSPGAELHLRVPAWGGSENDGREAREAASNDETKG